In Tenrec ecaudatus isolate mTenEca1 chromosome 4, mTenEca1.hap1, whole genome shotgun sequence, a single window of DNA contains:
- the ROM1 gene encoding rod outer segment membrane protein 1 gives MAPVLPLVLPLQSRIRLAQGLWLLCWLLALTGGLTILISGHLLVQLWHLGTFLAPSCPFPALPQVALASGVVVLGTGMMGAGASRASLDAAQYPLWRGVLGPLLVAGTAGGGGLLLLAMGLALGLPWSLGAGLEEGLGTALAHYKDTEVPGHCHAKRLMDELQLRHHCCGRHGYKDWFGVQWVSSRYLDPNDQDVVDRTQNNVEGLYLTDGVPFSCCNPHSPRPCLQSRLSDPYAHPIFDPRQPNLNLWAQGCHGVLLKYLQGWASTLSGMLAGTFLLQALVLLGLRYLQTALEGLGGVMDGEGETQGYLLPGGLRDMLKTTWWKGGAAHRLAPEETPATEASPEEGAA, from the exons ATGGCACCGGTGCTGCCGCTGGTGCTGCCCCTCCAGTCTCGAATCCGCCTGGCGCAGGGTCTCTGGCTCCTCTGCTGGCTTTTGGCACTGACCGGTGGCCTCACCATCCTCATTAGCGGGCACCTCCTGGTCCAGCTGTGGCACCTTGGCACCTTCCTGGCTCCCTCTTGCCCgttccctgccctgccccaagttgCCCTGGCATCAGGAGTAGTGGTTCTGGGCACAGGGATGATGGGTGCAGGAGCCAGCCGGGCAAGTCTGGACGCAGCTCAGTATCCTCTCTGGCGAGGGGTCCTGGGCCCACTGCtggtggcaggcacagctgggggtgggggcctcCTGCTCCTCGCTATGGGACTGGCCCTGGGTTTGCCCTGGAGTTTGGgagcaggactggaggaaggcctgGGGACTGCCCTGGCTCACTACAAGGACACGGAGGTGCCTGGGCACTGCCATGCCAAGCGGCTGATGGATGAGCTGCAGCTGAGGCACCACTGTTGCGGGCGCCATGGCTACAAGGACTGGTTTGGAGTCCAGTGGGTCAGCAGCCGCTACCTGGACCCCAATGACCAGGACGTGGTTGA CCGGACCCAGAACAATGTGGAAGGCCTCTACCTGACCGATGGGGTCCCCTTCTCCTGCTGCAATCCCCACTCACCCCGGCCTTGCCTGCAGAGCCGCCTCTCAGACCCGTACGCCCACCCCATCTTTGATCCCCGCCAGCCCAACCTAAACCTCTGGGCCCAGGGTTGCCACGGGGTGCTGCTGAAGTACCTACAGGGCTGGGCAAGCACCCTGAGCGGCATGCTGGCTGGCACCTTCCTGCTACAG GCTCTGGTGCTCCTGGGCCTGCGGTACCTGCAGACGGCGCTGGAGGGGCTAGGGGGTGTCATGGATGGGGAAGGAGAGACCCAGGGCTACCTTCTTCCTGGGGGCCTGAGAGACATGCTGAAGACAACCTGGTGGAAGGGAGGGGCTGCCCACAGGCTAGCCCCTGAGGAGACCCCTGCGACAGAGGCATCTCCAGAGGAGGGGGCTGCctga
- the B3GAT3 gene encoding galactosylgalactosylxylosylprotein 3-beta-glucuronosyltransferase 3: MKLKLKNVFLAYFLVSIAGLLYALVQLGQPCDCLPPLRAAAEQLRQKGLKIAQLQADLRRPPPAPAQPPEPEALPTIYVVTPTYARLVQKAELVRLSQTLSLVPRLHWLLVEDAEGPTPLVSGLLAASGLLFTHLAVLTPKAQRLREGEPGWVRPRGVEQRNKALDWLRGGGGAVGGEKDPPPPGTRGVVYFADDDNTYSRELFEEMRWTHGVSVWPVGLVGGLRFEGPRVQDGRVVGFHTAWEPNRPFPMDMAGFAVALPLLSAKPHAQFDGAAPRGHLESSLLRHLVSEPKDLEPRAANCTRVLVWHTRTEKPKMKQEEQLQRQGRGSNPAIEV, encoded by the exons ATGAAGCTGAAGCTGAAGAACGTGTTCCTCGCGTACTTCCTGGTGTCCATCGCCGGCCTCCTCTACGCGCTCGTGCAGCTCG GCCAGCCCTGTGACTGCCTCCCTCCCCTGCGGGCCGCAGCCGAGCAGCTTCGCCAGAAGGGTCTTAAGATTGCCCAGCTGCAAGCTGATCTCCGACGCCCacctcctgcccctgcccagccTCCAGAGCCCGAGGCCCTGCCTACTATCTACGTTGTCACCCCTACCTATGCCAG GCTGGTGCAGAAGGCCGAGCTGGTCCGCCTGTCCCAGACCCTGAGCCTGGTACCGAGGCTGCACTGGCTGCTGGTGGAGGATGCTGAGGGCCCCACCCCGCTGGTCTCAGGGCTGCTGGCTGCCTCTGGTCTCCTCTTCACCCACCTGGCTGTCCTCACCCCTAAGGCCCAGCGCCTTCGAGAGGGTGAACCTGGCTGGGTCCGGCCCCGGGGCGTGGAGCAGCGGAACAAGGCCCTGGACTGGCTCCGGGGTGGCGGGGGTGCCGTAGGCGGGGAGAAGGACCCACCGCCACCGGGGACCCGGGGAGTGGTGTACTTTGCAGATGACGACAACACATACAGCCGGGAGCTCTTTGAGGAG ATGCGCTGGACCCATGGTGTCTCCGTGTGGCCCGTGGGGCTGGTGGGTGGCCTGAGGTTCGAGGGCCCTCGGGTGCAGGACGGCCGGGTCGTGGGCTTCCACACGGCGTGGGAGCCCAACAGGCCTTTCCCCATGGACATGGCGGGCTTCGCGGTCGCTCTGCCCTTGCTGTCGGCTAAGCCCCACGCCCAGTTTGATGGCGCGGCTCCCCGGGGCCACTTGGAGAGCAGTCTCTTGAGACACCTGGTCTCGGAGCCCAAGGACCTGGAGCCACGGGCTGCCAACTGTACTCGG GTGCTGGTGTGGCACACTCGGACGGAGAAGcccaagatgaagcaggaagagcaGCTGCAGCGGCAGGGCCGGGGCTCCAACCCAGCCATCGAGGTGTGA